The genomic interval TGAAGATGCGAGACCGGGTGTCTTGGCTGGTGTAGCGGCAGGTATGAACGGTGAGTCCGAGTCTCCTTATGAATGCAGATCATTGGTGTGCAAGAGTCACGAGTCGCTTGTATTGACGCCCTTCGTTGCTTGCAGTCATGTGGGTACCCGATCCAGAACTGCTCGCTCTTGCTCCTGGGGAAAAGTATGGTGCCAAACGAGTCCTGTCCCATCTTGAAGGATGGGATCCGACAGAGTGGGGGTTGCCCCCTCTTCCAGGTTTTAACGTGAGTCCTCCTGGACTTGTCAGACCATGACAGCCAATGCCTAATCCGGTTCACATGTTGCTTTTCACAGGACCGAGCTCAATAGACACATATACACTATACAGCCACAAGGCACAAAACCCAATGCATCATATCATATCTGGACTACTTTTACTTCCTATCCGAAAGAGATCCGCCTAAGCCTCGAAACCCCTAAGACCGTCGACAATTCTCCAGATACCCCAAGCTCCAGGATCAGGAACTTCCCTCTTCTTAAGATCTTCCTGGTTGACATAAGCTCCACGACCGGCTTTGGCAACGAGTTCTTTTGTCTTTTCAGCCGCAGCATGGGCGTCTTCGGCAGCGCCATTAAGACCCTTTGAGGGGAGAGACTCGATGAAAGCCTCGAGAGGGTCAACAAGGGTTCGAGATGGGGGTCGAGCACGAGTGTCTACGAAGATGTCTACAATCAGCTCACTCGACGTGTCGTACTCTAAGAGATATGGACGTACACTTGTACAATGTAGTAAGAGCTGAGGCGGAAGCCTTGCTCCACACCTCCggagtggtggaagtagcTCCAGAAGTAGCAGCGTCTCTCAATGCCTTGCCCAAaccagcgaagaagatgctgCAGCGTCACTTATCAGCTTATGTCTCTCACTTCGCAAGGGAAGCACGCACGAGTAGAGAGCACCAGAAGTACCACCCATGTCATCCTCGACGATCTCTGCAATGACACCAATGTCCTCGATAACATTCTCGCCCTTCAGCTTACCACCGTCGATCGCCTTGATGATGGCTTTGGCACCCGCTTCGAGGGTGAGACCggcatcaccatcaccggcGATCTGATCTTGTTCTGTGAGCTCAGGCTCGGCGGCGATAAGAGCTTTACAAGCTCGAACGATGGCAGCGAGGAACTCCTTGGAGTCGGTGGCTATGTCGAAGACTCGTCAGCATATGCTGGATACATTGCGTATCACTATGACTCACTCTTAAGAGCGACCTCCTGACCCTTCTTGGGCACAGCGGCCTCCTCAACCTTGGCACCGACAACCCCAGGCTCCGAGGCAGAAgtccacttccatccagGTGCACTAGCGGGAGCGTCAAGGTATTCGAGAATTTGAGCAGAGGAGTATGGTGCGGAGGAGTCGGActtggaaggaagaaggaggagggtgagggagAATCCAGGCATGTTGAGAGAAGTCATGTATGTTCCGGCAAAGACTCGTCGAACGGTGATCTTCTTGCTCTGCAACCATTTGACGGCTGAAGTGGGAAAGCTATCAGTAATACAGACGTCTTCTACAGTGGCCTAAAGccagcaactcaccctcgttGGTGATACCACCGAGCTCAAGCTCGCTGACTGCTCCCAAGTCGTTcacgagaaggacgacctCATCGGAACCGTCGTTCTTGAAAGGAACGTAAGCTCGCTCTTTGTCGGCTGTATCTGTGATCTTGGTGAGGATGGTGTCGACGAGATCGGCAACGGTCGTAAGTTCAAGCTTTGACGTTCCAGGTTCGTTGTGGATACCCATTCCCTGTTCACGAGACAATCGTGATCAGCACTTTCCACAACAAGGTGATAAtgtgaggaaggagtgaCATACAAGTTCAAGTTGGTTAGCCTCGAGATGAGACTCGCCAGCGCGGGTACCGGGGACGTGACAGTGTTCAAGACCAACACCGAGTGTACCGAGTCGTGAGCAGACGTATTTACCGACACTCTCGACAGCGTCGAGGTCTGCACCAGCGTCCGAAAGAGCGGAAGCGATTTTGTAGACCAAGATTGTACCAGCGAGACCCCTATAACACACAGGGTGATATAATCAGCAAGCGGTAAGGTGGTGAAGCCAGTCGCACTCACCGTCGACCAACGATAGTACCCTGTTCTCTCGAGACCGCAACGTCATCTCCAACCAACAACACTCTCACATCGCCGGGTTTCCCAGTGGATCTATGTTGTTCCGCCGCCAAACCGAAATGCAACGCATCTCCCGTATAGTTCATGACGACGATCAAAGCGCCCTTCTCACGAGTGACGAGCTCCAATCCTCTTCGGACTTGGGCGACATTGGGAGACGCAAAGATGTTACCGCATACAGCGGCGTCGAGGAGTCCAGCACCGACAAATCCAGCATGAGCGGGTTCGTGACCCGATCCTCCACCAGAGAGGAGAGCAACTCGAGGTTTGCTAGGTGGTGTGTAGATCACTAAAATAGCAGTTCAGTGATCTGCGGAGGCGGGTGAGACTCGAAGAATGGgctacactcacctcgttgaccCTCATCGAGCTTGATAGAGGGGTTCAAGGTGACCAAACCCTTGAGCGAGTCGACTACGAGAGTCTGAGGAGTGTTTAAGAGGTGCTTGTCTGTGCGTTTGTCCACCACATCATTAGCTCGATCAGACACCATTCGAGGTGACAACGACTCACGTCCTGGGGCCAttttgtgttgtgttgtatTTGTTGGTGATACAATTGTTGAGGCAGAACGTATCTGAAATGCAATATGAACGATCTGTACTTCGTCGGGGACACGGTATACAGAGCGGGTCAAATGTCCAAGTCACTATCAACGAGTGCAAGGATGCCGGTCCGACCGATTAACCGGCAAATCCCGGCAAGATCGTGTTATTGTATTAACATCTCCGAAATCACGCCAGCTATACACCCGTCATCTACCGCTTCTCCATACCTAGAGCTGGGCCATGTCCGTCCCCCATCCATGGTTACTTAGTCGTGAGGTAACGGTAGCTGCAAGGCGTAACGGCAGAATCCATGTATGGGCTTGACTGGACGGTTCGGAGAGTGAATCCGCATACTTGGAAGTTCATACATGCTAATGATCGATGACCCGATACCTCCTAAAATTGGTAATATTATCTACATTATTATTCGTATTGTGATGACCATATGTGCTGATTGTGATATGCTATGATATGCGTGggatatgatatgatgaaCGGAGCCTGCTATGACACTAGATACAGTATACCGGATCGAGAATTACAATTATTGCTTTGTGGTGGCTTCCACAGAGCCTCCAGCGACCCCGAAAGCGAACCTATCGTTGTCCCCGGTCGACGTCGTGGAGGAAGTGCTGCCCATCCGAGCCATCGAAGTCACCGGTCGGACACTAAGATTGGCGGCACTGGTTACAGACAGAGCACCGGATAACGGAGGCGGTACGCGACTCATCGAGAACGTGGAATGTATCGGAGCCGTCCTTGGTCGACTTCTTGGTCGTCCATCGTCTGGGACGTGCGGAAGACCGAGACCCAAAGCATCGAGAGAAGGTAATGACGGTCTTCCGAATGCCCCTTCCCGACTATCTCCCATCGCTGTTACTCTCTGTCTACTTCGAGACGGTTgcacctcgtcttcctccgaAGTCGTTGTCGAGATACGACGGCCCGTGCCTTGGTACTGTTTCCACAGACCAGCAGATTCTACATCCAGTCCGACCAGTCCAGCGCTAGTCGACGGCGGTGTAGGTagatgagaggaagatgaaccgAAAGAATGGATAGGCGGGAGCGTGTTGTTGAACGGAGCAGAGCCgtgtggaggtggtgacgGGAAAATGAACGATATTGATTGTGATTGACCAGGATGATCGGGGGGCAAAAGGATGGGTTTCACATCGGTAGCGATGCCGGTGATCGTCGATATGATGGGTGATGTGTGCGTGACTGGGGACGTCGATCGACCTGTCCGTCTTCGGTGTGCCCCTAGCGTGGGTTCGGTGATATCGATGTTACCCTCGTGCATGTATAGACCTCGGCGTGAACTCCGATGAcgcttcttctctttgctGAATGATGTCTCGGCGGACGCAATAGCGTCAGCTCGTTGAGCCGCGGAGACTGGAGCAATTATGATAGGGACCGGTGGACAGACAAGTGTTTTGGACTGCGAGCGCTTGGCGTGTTTGACGGCAATTGTCGCTTTCAGTTGATATGAAATCGACACGAGATTGCTCTGCTGAGTCTCGCCAATGTCCCATTTGCCCTTTCCACCGGGCAGCGATATCGACA from Kwoniella shandongensis chromosome 4, complete sequence carries:
- a CDS encoding dihydroxyacetone kinase, with protein sequence MAPGHKHLLNTPQTLVVDSLKGLVTLNPSIKLDEGQRVIYTPPSKPRVALLSGGGSGHEPAHAGFVGAGLLDAAVCGNIFASPNVAQVRRGLELVTREKGALIVVMNYTGDALHFGLAAEQHRSTGKPGDVRVLLVGDDVAVSREQGTIVGRRGLAGTILVYKIASALSDAGADLDAVESVGKYVCSRLGTLGVGLEHCHVPGTRAGESHLEANQLELGMGIHNEPGTSKLELTTVADLVDTILTKITDTADKERAYVPFKNDGSDEVVLLVNDLGAVSELELGGITNEAVKWLQSKKITVRRVFAGTYMTSLNMPGFSLTLLLLPSKSDSSAPYSSAQILEYLDAPASAPGWKWTSASEPGVVGAKVEEAAVPKKGQEVALKTTDSKEFLAAIVRACKALIAAEPELTEQDQIAGDGDAGLTLEAGAKAIIKAIDGGKLKGENVIEDIGVIAEIVEDDMGGTSGALYSIFFAGLGKALRDAATSGATSTTPEVWSKASASALTTLYKYTRARPPSRTLVDPLEAFIESLPSKGLNGAAEDAHAAAEKTKELVAKAGRGAYVNQEDLKKREVPDPGAWGIWRIVDGLRGFEA